GTTACGAAATAAATGAGGATTATCTGCCCCTGATCAAAAAGAAACTGGGGATGATCCAACTGTCCTTTTTTGAGCGGGCACGGTATGATGTGGAGAGAAGCAAGGCAGCTGTCACGGATTACAGGGAGGAGATGAAACGATTGCCTTACATCTTTACCGTTCCGCAACGTTGAACAGACATGGTATCGGCTTCGGAGTTATATAGATTAGGAGGGGGGAAATGATGGCCAGGACAGCATTGGTAACCGGCGCCTGCGGTTTTGTGGGCACTCACATGGTTTCCCATTTGATACAACAGGGGTGGGATGTGATTGCCACGGATCTCGACAGGGAAGATCATGGCAATTATTACTGCGAAAATGGGGTTTTGCATCCGAGCTACCAGAAAGATGCCATCGGAGAGTATGACATGGAGTTTATACCCGCTGATCTGACCAGGAAAGAAACGTTGTATCCCCTGTTTGAACATCGGATCGATGTTATCTTCAATATCGCCTCTCTCTACGATTATTTTGCCCTCTGGGATGTGCTCTACAAGATCAACGTGGAGGGAACCAGGAATCTGGTCGAGGTGGCGGTGGAAAAGGGAGTCAGAAGGATAATCCACTGGTCCACGGAGGGTGTTTATGGCGAGACCCCCGGGGAGCCGGTAGATGAAGATTTCCCGAAGAATCCGACCAACCTTTATTCCAAATCAAAGTTGGCCCAGGAAAATTTACTCTGGGATCTGCACGAGGGAAAAAAAATAGACCTTACCATCCTGCGGCCGGGGCCTATCTATGGGCCCAGGCACCGGTACGGTGTTTTTCATATCCTTTACGGCGTGGCCCGGCTGGGAGTCATGATTGTCCCTGTTATCTATCCCGTAAGCCGTACCCTGATGTTTCCCTCGGTTGAGGTACGCGATCTGGTCAGGGCAGCCCTGTTTGTTGCTGAACGTGACGAATCCTGCGGGGAGGCTTACAATTTGCTCAGTGATCCCATCTCGCAGGCCGAGTTGATGGAACTGGTATGCAGGCAGATCGGCATTGACCATATCATCAAGCTTCCCATGCCATGGCCCATCTACAAGGCACTTGCGGCGGTGTTGCGCAAGCTCGTTCTGGCCATGGACAGGAATGCCCGAAAAAAGAACAAACGTCCCAAGGTGGACGTACCCATGATCGAATACATGACCCATCAATACTGGTTTTCCAATGAAAAGATCAAAAACCTGGGTTTCAAGTTTATCTACCAGGATCCTCGCAAAGGTTTGTATGAATTTATCGGATACTGCAAGGAGAGGGGATTGCTATGAAACTTTTCTTGTATGATGTGCCAATCATTATCGTTCTCGGTTATCTACTGGGCTGGTATTTTTCCAAGAGAGGTTATGAAAAGAATGAATTTTATCTTTTCTACATGTGCCTGTTCACTTTTCTCTTCTGGCTGAATGTGCTTCTGTCCAATATAACGGGAATGAAACCCTGGTTTATCGGCGGCGGCCATGTCGGTTCTGTTCCGGTACTGATAGGCATTTTTTATGTGCTTTCCTACCCCCTGTTTTGTACCTGGGGAACCAGGCTATTTCAGTATTTCTGGGGAAGCACCCCCTATCAGAATGGCCTTTCCTGGGCCATCGGGGTGGAGGAGAGGGCCAAGCCGTTCAAACCTTCCTGGAAAACCGGTACCGCTGACAAGAAAGAAATATGACGGAGGGAAAGAAAATGGGATACAAGGTTGCGATTGCCGGAGCCGGGCCCGGCGGGGCTGTTCTCGCCCGGAAACTGGCGGAAGAGGGTATCGATGTTACGATCTATGAAAAAGGAGAATTCGAGCAGTTGGGCCACGACTGGTCGGATGCCGTGGAGAGGGTAGCACTCGAGGCGATTGGAATAGAAATGCCCGTTCTGGTCGGTAATCGTTGGCAAGGGGCCCTGGTAAAGGAGCATGGATCGGAAGAAGGGCTTTTTGAACCGCATGCCATACCGCGCTTGAAGCTATTCAGCCCCGATTATTCCAGTGTGAAGGAAATCGAATTCCGGATGATCACCACCGACCGGCAGGCACTGGGAAAGATGCTGGTTCAGCAGGCCGTGGATGCCGGGGCAGAGATCAAGTATGGATGCGAAGTTCTCCGGTTGCTTTACCGTGAAAGCGGCACCAATGGCCCGGACGGCGTTGACGTTTACGGGCTAAAATACAGGGATCTGACAACCGGTGATATCCGGGAGATGGAAGCGGACATCGTGGTCGAATCCTCCGGTTACAAATCCGTCCTGCGCCGATCGTTACCGCCATACACCGGCCTGGCCGACGAATTCAAAGATTCTGCTTTTGGTTTTGTCAACCGCGAGGTCCGGGTGCGTGACCCGGAACTGGCCAAAACAGACATAATTGCTGACCACTACCGTTACGGTTTTCATACCGGATATCAATGGTCCCATATTCATAACGAGGAAAGGATCGATGTGGGAGCGGGAGTCAGACACGATCCCGCCAATCCGGACCCCAAGGATCTGATCGAGGACTTTATTGCCAGGCATGCCTCTATCAGGCCCGAAATGGTAAGAGGGGGCCGGAGGCTATGCATCGTTGGCCGTCCGCTGTTGAATTTTGCCACCAATGGGTTTCTGGTTATCGGTGATGCCGCCTCCACCTCGGTACCGACAACGGGCTGTGGAGCGGGCTCGGCCATGCTGGTGGGACTCTGGGCTGCGGAAGTTATTGCTTCTGCGGCGCGGGAAGGAAGGCATGATCTCGGGAAGTTGTGGGAAATCAACAAGAAATTCTATCTTGACCATGATCGGGGTGCTTCCTTTGCAGCTCTTTCAGCTCTGAGGACAGCCCTGCAGGATCTTGGTCATGACAACCTGAATTTTCTTTTTCGCAAAGACATCATGAATCGCGAGATGTTGGAAGACGCCGTCAACGGGAAATTCAACCCGCCCGGATTGGACACCAGGGCCAGATCCTTGCTGCATGGAATATTCAGGCCGTCTGTCCTTCTCAAAATGAATAAAACGGTGGCAGCCAGTACAAAAATTTATGACCATTACAAAAACTATCCGCCGATCTGGGACCCGCGCAACTTTGAACGATGGAGGATGAAGACCGAAAAACTTTTCCGGGACTACTGATCTGGTTGCGCAAGAAGGAATTACCTGTGGGGCAGAATGGTTTTACTTATTGTGGAATAATTGTTGCTCCAGGCTATGAAAACTCAGGGGAAGATGTAATCAAGAATAAAAGGACAGGTCAGGAGAGTCGGTAATTGAAACATGTCGTCAGTGTAAGTATAGGTTCATCGGCACGCAACCATTCGGCCAGGATCAATCTGCTCGGTAAGGACATCCTTGTAGAGAGAATCGGGACAGATGGCGATATTCACAAAGCGATAGAGTTGATCGGGAAGTTGGATGGCCAGGTGGACGCATTCGGGATGGGCGGTATCGACCTCTACATGGCCGGGGTGGGCCGACGATATGTTTTTCGTGATGCCCGGAACATCTCCACTGCTGCCCGGAAGACCCCGTTGGTGGATGGCACCATTCTCAAGAGCACCCTGGAGTACGATGCGATAAAGTATGCCGCCGGGACCGATCATCTGCCCCTGTCCGGCAGAAATGTATTCGTCGTTTGCGTTATAGACCGCATCGGTATGGGGCGTGCCTTCGAAGAACTGGGGTGCAAGACGGTGTATGGCGATCTGATGTTCACCACCGGTATGAATATTCCGTTACATTCATTGAGCTCGATCTACCTTCTGGTACCGGTGTTGATGCCCATATTGACGAGGCTCCCATTCAGCTGGATATATCCGACCGGCCGGCAGCAGAATGAAAACCGGGAGGAAGGGAAGAAAAACCAGGGGCTGAAATTCCAGAAATATTATCATGGCGCTGACATCGTCGCCGGCGATTTTCACTACATCTACCAGCACCTTCCCCCGCGCATGGAAGGGAAGATCATTGTCACCAATACGGTAACTTCAAAGGAAGTCGAGGAATTGGGGCGCAGGGGTGTCAGCGTCCTCATGACCACCACCCCTGAGATAGAAGGCCGATCCTTCGGGGTTAACGTGATCGAGGCTATCCTGGTGGCACTGATGGAGAAACCCCCGGACAGGATCACCCGATCGGATTTCGTCCAGATGTTGGAACGCCTCGACATCAAACCGCGTATCACCCGGTACGACTGAACTTTGGCCTTTCCTCCGGCCGGCACCGCGCCCTGCAATTTTAAAACGCTTTTTTCTGCGTGGAAAATACACATGTAAAAAAAGCCCCGGTAGCTGTTTGCTACCGGGGCAAACTCTTGCGAATGTTTTACGATTACCTTGTGTCTCAGTATCTCACGGGAAAATATCCTATCAAGCCCACAATATAACGCAATATCAGGATAGCGTCATTCACATCAACAGAGCCACTCCCGTCCACATCCGCTGCAAGGGTTTGATCTTCATTCAGTTTTACCAATCCTACAACGGAGCGTAAAACCATGATCGCATCTTGAACGGTTATATCGCCATCACCGTTCGGGTCGCCATGCAAGACATATGGATCCCAATTGATCCATCCCATAATGAGATCGCGGTTATAATCATCGAATGCCGGACCCATGTTATATAATGGTGAACCCCATTGGTCGTATATGCTGCCAGCAGCGATACTTACTACTACTGGGGTATCGGATACTTCATCATTTGCCAGGACAGGGCCCCCGCTGGTGCCAGGTGTAATGTCTGCCAAAAAACACACCGCATAGTCAGCATAATCAGTTATTGTCACTGTATAATCGGCAGAACACCACATCGCATAACTGTTTATTTCATTTCGAACAACTTCTGGATAACCGACAACAACAACCCACTCGGGTTTACAATTGAAGACAACAGGTACAAAAGTATCGATCCCCGTGAAAGGTTCCCCGAAGAACAATGCACCATAGTCGGAAAAGTCACCAATTGTATAACCAGCATAGTCAACATAATCAGCACATATTTCAAAATATGTTGTGCTTTTATATCCATAAGGCCAGTAAATATCGCCCCCTTCGTACGATTGATACTGCCCCGGATAAAAATAAACCATATCGGCCCATTCGTAATAAAAATCATAAACATTATGCGCACAGGTAAGGGCGATATATGGAGAAACCAAAAAAGCGGTTCCACGGTAATACAGGCCCCCTTCCATATACGTAGATTCTATATATCCAACTGTGTTTAAGGGATATTCTGTGGTTTCTTCGATGCGGAGTCTATCATCTGTACCTATTACATTCGAAGTCTCGATCGGGTTGGTGGCGGGGGTGATGCTTTCTGCCGTTGATATTTTTTCATGGCCAACGTTCGATATCGATGTGGCGGAATCACCGTATTTTGGTTTGAATTCCACGGGTAAAATATGTTTTTCAGGGCTTGGAATTTGTTTTTCAACAAGCTCATATTGATTTGACTTCTTCATCGTCATATACATCTCAT
Above is a window of Bacillota bacterium DNA encoding:
- a CDS encoding NAD(P)-dependent oxidoreductase: MMARTALVTGACGFVGTHMVSHLIQQGWDVIATDLDREDHGNYYCENGVLHPSYQKDAIGEYDMEFIPADLTRKETLYPLFEHRIDVIFNIASLYDYFALWDVLYKINVEGTRNLVEVAVEKGVRRIIHWSTEGVYGETPGEPVDEDFPKNPTNLYSKSKLAQENLLWDLHEGKKIDLTILRPGPIYGPRHRYGVFHILYGVARLGVMIVPVIYPVSRTLMFPSVEVRDLVRAALFVAERDESCGEAYNLLSDPISQAELMELVCRQIGIDHIIKLPMPWPIYKALAAVLRKLVLAMDRNARKKNKRPKVDVPMIEYMTHQYWFSNEKIKNLGFKFIYQDPRKGLYEFIGYCKERGLL
- a CDS encoding NAD(P)/FAD-dependent oxidoreductase, with protein sequence MGYKVAIAGAGPGGAVLARKLAEEGIDVTIYEKGEFEQLGHDWSDAVERVALEAIGIEMPVLVGNRWQGALVKEHGSEEGLFEPHAIPRLKLFSPDYSSVKEIEFRMITTDRQALGKMLVQQAVDAGAEIKYGCEVLRLLYRESGTNGPDGVDVYGLKYRDLTTGDIREMEADIVVESSGYKSVLRRSLPPYTGLADEFKDSAFGFVNREVRVRDPELAKTDIIADHYRYGFHTGYQWSHIHNEERIDVGAGVRHDPANPDPKDLIEDFIARHASIRPEMVRGGRRLCIVGRPLLNFATNGFLVIGDAASTSVPTTGCGAGSAMLVGLWAAEVIASAAREGRHDLGKLWEINKKFYLDHDRGASFAALSALRTALQDLGHDNLNFLFRKDIMNREMLEDAVNGKFNPPGLDTRARSLLHGIFRPSVLLKMNKTVAASTKIYDHYKNYPPIWDPRNFERWRMKTEKLFRDY
- a CDS encoding quinate 5-dehydrogenase codes for the protein MKHVVSVSIGSSARNHSARINLLGKDILVERIGTDGDIHKAIELIGKLDGQVDAFGMGGIDLYMAGVGRRYVFRDARNISTAARKTPLVDGTILKSTLEYDAIKYAAGTDHLPLSGRNVFVVCVIDRIGMGRAFEELGCKTVYGDLMFTTGMNIPLHSLSSIYLLVPVLMPILTRLPFSWIYPTGRQQNENREEGKKNQGLKFQKYYHGADIVAGDFHYIYQHLPPRMEGKIIVTNTVTSKEVEELGRRGVSVLMTTTPEIEGRSFGVNVIEAILVALMEKPPDRITRSDFVQMLERLDIKPRITRYD